A window from Falco naumanni isolate bFalNau1 chromosome 3, bFalNau1.pat, whole genome shotgun sequence encodes these proteins:
- the KLHDC7A gene encoding kelch domain-containing protein 7A isoform X1, whose product MPQRVTLPWQSDMQLAGKLVLSAAALLLLTLAYRFYKSRSLAGGTTPLADAGGEQRENAAQDGGEAAGLLRRRVVGEGARRGGGDAQGSGRGSATGTRHTARQGDQGLPRGEEEEEEEEGMDAALGLTCGRAGVGSRGSELGKRSGSELGSKSGSEPGNGPGSKLGSKPENKLGSEPGSELGSELGSKLGSEPGSELGSELGSESGSEPSSYQPGDVTKTPSSLGEEGTCAPSTGISPGIASTQMAGDECAQSTEQDLAGRTMSRVAEGMVQTLSVTSDLGLTMTTSNAGSDSSYSFSSVAKIQVEENYIAEQRAKDGAGQPVPGLKGKVYHYYVQSVSHSVSKKRSLPYIPLGTSRHCSSEQVNKELQSFATQEPDPTLTTQEPITPSIVPPPTGSLDISPEPPSPGRKGSILQIADSPHLQLPMEGFGVTAPADTPSASPGPGVVTSSDLFQMTSPTHLDLGNCYKVLCTAKAQKLGHLQEAAYKVMSDNYLQVLKTPSIYSHLNAGERELILRRRMKGRMYMAVADINAQDPGLHTSRLCYYDDRGDCWRHLSHVPPEVVSRGCAMCSMFNYLFVVAGCEGRGQTQRPSNRVFCYDPLTNIWREICPLNQARPHCKLVALDGHLYAIGGECLYTVERYDPRQDRWTFTAPLPHDTFAVAHMATVCDGEIYVTGGTLRYMLLCYSARSDSWRVSLAGSSKDRTAEMVSANGFIYRFDLHRSTGISVYRCSAKARLWYECATYATSNLSGFQCAVVGNLVHCIGRHFHIRFLADHISPRFGTKDLQPFPSPHGSLLPAVLVLPEGGMAQTQV is encoded by the coding sequence ATGCCCCAGCGGGTAACCCTGCCCTGGCAGTCCGACATGCAGCTGGCCGGCAAGCTGGTCCTCTCCGCCGCCGCGCTGCTCCTCCTGACCTTGGCGTACAGGTTCTATAAGTCCCGCTCGCTCGCTGGGGGCACAACCCCGCTGGCCGACGCagggggagagcagagggaaaacGCTGCCCAGGATGGGGGTGAGGCGGCGGGTCTGCTACGGAGGAGGGTGGTTGGGGAGGGGGCGAGGAGGGGCGGTGGGGATGCACAAGGCAGCGGTCGTGGAAGTGCCACCGGGACACGGCACACGGCTCGCCAGGGAGACCAGGGTCTGCCaaggggggaagaggaggaggaggaagaagaggggatGGATGCAGCGCTGGGGCTGACTTGTGGAAGAGCGGGAGTGGGTAGCAGAGGAAGCGAGCTGGGAAAGAGGTCAGGAAGTGAACTGGGAAGTAAGTCAGGAAGCGAGCCAGGAAACGGGCCAGGAAGCAAGTTGGGAAGCAAGCCAGAAAACAAGCTGGGCAGTGAGCCGGGAAGCGAGCTAGGAAGTGAGCTGGGAAGCAAGCTGGGAAGCGAGCCGGGAAGTGAGCTAGGAAGTGAGCTGGGAAGCGAGTCGGGAAGCGAGCCGAGCTCTTATCAACCTGGGGATGTGACCAAAACACCAAGCAGCCTCGGGGAGGAGGGCACATGTGCCCCAAGCACCGGGATTTCCCCCGGGATTGCCAGTACCCAGATGGCAGGTGACGAATGCGCCCAGAGCACTGAGCAGGATTTGGCCGGTAGAACCATGAGCCGGGTGGCCGAGGGGATGGTCCAGACCCTCAGTGTCACCTCAGACCTGGGGCTAACAATGACGACGAGCAACGCGGGGTCGGACTCCTCCTattctttctcctctgttgCGAAGATCCAGGTGGAGGAGAACTACATTGCCGAGCAACGGGCGAAGGATGGGGCCGGGCAGCCGGTCCCCGGGCTCAAAGGCAAAGTCTACCACTACTATGTCCAGTCCGTTTCCCACTCGGTGTCAAAGAAGAGGTCTCTTCCCTACATCCCTCTGGGAACATCCCGGCactgcagctcagagcaggtCAACAAAGAGCTGCAGAGCTTTGCAACCCAGGAACCGGACCCAACTTTGACAACGCAGGAGCCCATCACCCCCTCCATAGTTCCACCACCTACAGGGAGCTTGGACATTTCTCCTGAGCCACCGTCTCCTGGCCGCAAGGGCAGCATCCTCCAGATTGCTGACAGCCCTCACCTCCAGCTGCCCATGGAAGGTTTTGGGGTCACGGCCCCAGCTGACACACCGTCTGCAAGCCCCGGGCCAGGGGTGGTGACCAGTTCTGATCTCTTCCAAATGACATCACCCACCCACCTGGACCTGGGGAACTGCTACAAGGTCCTCTGCACAGCCAAGGCACAGAAGCTCGGCCACCTCCAGGAGGCTGCCTACAAAGTGATGAGTGACAACTACCTGCAGGTGCTGAAGACACCCTCCATCTATAGCCACCTCAACGCTGGTGAGCGGGAGCTCATCCTGCGGCGGAGGATGAAGGGGAGGATGTACATGGCCGTGGCAGATATCAACGCGCAGGATCCTGGCCTCCACACCAGCCGCCTCTGCTACTACGATGACAGAGGGGACTGCTGGCGTCACCTCAGCCACGTGCCACCAGAGGTGGTCTCCCGGGGGTGCGCCATGTGCAGCATGTTCAACTACCTCTTTGTGGTGGCCGGCTGCGAGGGCAGGGGCCAGACGCAGAGACCCTCCAACCGTGTCTTCTGCTACGACCCCCTGACCAACATCTGGAGGGAGATCTGCCCCCTGAACCAAGCACGGCCGCACTGCAAGCTCGTGGCTTTGGATGGCCACCTCTACGCCATCGGCGGTGAGTGCCTCTACACAGTGGAACGCTACGACCCCCGGCAGGACCGCTGGACCTTTACCGCACCCCTGCCCCACGACACCTTTGCCGTGGCCCACATGGCCACGGTGTGTGATGGGGAGATCTACGTGACGGGGGGCACCTTGCGCTACATGCTGCTGTGCTACAGTGCCCGCTCGGACAGCTGGAGGGTCAGCCTGGCCGGCAGCAGCAAGGACAGGACAGCCGAGATGGTGAGTGCCAACGGCTTCATCTACCGCTTCGACCTCCACCGCAGCACAGGCATCAGCGTCTACCGCTGCAGCGCCAAGGCCAGGCTATGGTACGAGTGTGCCACCTATGCCACGTCCAACCTGTCTGGCTTCCAGTGTGCTGTGGTGGGCAACCTGGTCCACTGCATTGGCCGGCACTTCCACATACGCTTCTTGGCTGACCACATCTCACCACGCTTCGGGACCAAGGACCTGCAGCCCTTCCCATCACCCCACGGCAGCCTCCTCCCGGCTGTCCTGGTGCTGCCGGAGGGAGGGATGGCACAAACACAAGTTTGA
- the KLHDC7A gene encoding kelch domain-containing protein 7A isoform X2 gives MPQRVTLPWQSDMQLAGKLVLSAAALLLLTLAYRFYKSRSLAGGTTPLADAGGEQRENAAQDGGEAAGLLRRRVVGEGARRGGGDAQGSGRGSATGTRHTARQGDQGLPRGEEEEEEEEGMDAALGLTCGRAGVGSRGSELGKRSGSELGSKSGSEPGNGPGSKLGSKPENKLGSEPGSELGSESGSEPSSYQPGDVTKTPSSLGEEGTCAPSTGISPGIASTQMAGDECAQSTEQDLAGRTMSRVAEGMVQTLSVTSDLGLTMTTSNAGSDSSYSFSSVAKIQVEENYIAEQRAKDGAGQPVPGLKGKVYHYYVQSVSHSVSKKRSLPYIPLGTSRHCSSEQVNKELQSFATQEPDPTLTTQEPITPSIVPPPTGSLDISPEPPSPGRKGSILQIADSPHLQLPMEGFGVTAPADTPSASPGPGVVTSSDLFQMTSPTHLDLGNCYKVLCTAKAQKLGHLQEAAYKVMSDNYLQVLKTPSIYSHLNAGERELILRRRMKGRMYMAVADINAQDPGLHTSRLCYYDDRGDCWRHLSHVPPEVVSRGCAMCSMFNYLFVVAGCEGRGQTQRPSNRVFCYDPLTNIWREICPLNQARPHCKLVALDGHLYAIGGECLYTVERYDPRQDRWTFTAPLPHDTFAVAHMATVCDGEIYVTGGTLRYMLLCYSARSDSWRVSLAGSSKDRTAEMVSANGFIYRFDLHRSTGISVYRCSAKARLWYECATYATSNLSGFQCAVVGNLVHCIGRHFHIRFLADHISPRFGTKDLQPFPSPHGSLLPAVLVLPEGGMAQTQV, from the exons ATGCCCCAGCGGGTAACCCTGCCCTGGCAGTCCGACATGCAGCTGGCCGGCAAGCTGGTCCTCTCCGCCGCCGCGCTGCTCCTCCTGACCTTGGCGTACAGGTTCTATAAGTCCCGCTCGCTCGCTGGGGGCACAACCCCGCTGGCCGACGCagggggagagcagagggaaaacGCTGCCCAGGATGGGGGTGAGGCGGCGGGTCTGCTACGGAGGAGGGTGGTTGGGGAGGGGGCGAGGAGGGGCGGTGGGGATGCACAAGGCAGCGGTCGTGGAAGTGCCACCGGGACACGGCACACGGCTCGCCAGGGAGACCAGGGTCTGCCaaggggggaagaggaggaggaggaagaagaggggatGGATGCAGCGCTGGGGCTGACTTGTGGAAGAGCGGGAGTGGGTAGCAGAGGAAGCGAGCTGGGAAAGAGGTCAGGAAGTGAACTGGGAAGTAAGTCAGGAAGCGAGCCAGGAAACGGGCCAGGAAGCAAGTTGGGAAGCAAGCCAGAAAACAAGCTGGGCAGTGAGCCGGGAAGC GAGCTGGGAAGCGAGTCGGGAAGCGAGCCGAGCTCTTATCAACCTGGGGATGTGACCAAAACACCAAGCAGCCTCGGGGAGGAGGGCACATGTGCCCCAAGCACCGGGATTTCCCCCGGGATTGCCAGTACCCAGATGGCAGGTGACGAATGCGCCCAGAGCACTGAGCAGGATTTGGCCGGTAGAACCATGAGCCGGGTGGCCGAGGGGATGGTCCAGACCCTCAGTGTCACCTCAGACCTGGGGCTAACAATGACGACGAGCAACGCGGGGTCGGACTCCTCCTattctttctcctctgttgCGAAGATCCAGGTGGAGGAGAACTACATTGCCGAGCAACGGGCGAAGGATGGGGCCGGGCAGCCGGTCCCCGGGCTCAAAGGCAAAGTCTACCACTACTATGTCCAGTCCGTTTCCCACTCGGTGTCAAAGAAGAGGTCTCTTCCCTACATCCCTCTGGGAACATCCCGGCactgcagctcagagcaggtCAACAAAGAGCTGCAGAGCTTTGCAACCCAGGAACCGGACCCAACTTTGACAACGCAGGAGCCCATCACCCCCTCCATAGTTCCACCACCTACAGGGAGCTTGGACATTTCTCCTGAGCCACCGTCTCCTGGCCGCAAGGGCAGCATCCTCCAGATTGCTGACAGCCCTCACCTCCAGCTGCCCATGGAAGGTTTTGGGGTCACGGCCCCAGCTGACACACCGTCTGCAAGCCCCGGGCCAGGGGTGGTGACCAGTTCTGATCTCTTCCAAATGACATCACCCACCCACCTGGACCTGGGGAACTGCTACAAGGTCCTCTGCACAGCCAAGGCACAGAAGCTCGGCCACCTCCAGGAGGCTGCCTACAAAGTGATGAGTGACAACTACCTGCAGGTGCTGAAGACACCCTCCATCTATAGCCACCTCAACGCTGGTGAGCGGGAGCTCATCCTGCGGCGGAGGATGAAGGGGAGGATGTACATGGCCGTGGCAGATATCAACGCGCAGGATCCTGGCCTCCACACCAGCCGCCTCTGCTACTACGATGACAGAGGGGACTGCTGGCGTCACCTCAGCCACGTGCCACCAGAGGTGGTCTCCCGGGGGTGCGCCATGTGCAGCATGTTCAACTACCTCTTTGTGGTGGCCGGCTGCGAGGGCAGGGGCCAGACGCAGAGACCCTCCAACCGTGTCTTCTGCTACGACCCCCTGACCAACATCTGGAGGGAGATCTGCCCCCTGAACCAAGCACGGCCGCACTGCAAGCTCGTGGCTTTGGATGGCCACCTCTACGCCATCGGCGGTGAGTGCCTCTACACAGTGGAACGCTACGACCCCCGGCAGGACCGCTGGACCTTTACCGCACCCCTGCCCCACGACACCTTTGCCGTGGCCCACATGGCCACGGTGTGTGATGGGGAGATCTACGTGACGGGGGGCACCTTGCGCTACATGCTGCTGTGCTACAGTGCCCGCTCGGACAGCTGGAGGGTCAGCCTGGCCGGCAGCAGCAAGGACAGGACAGCCGAGATGGTGAGTGCCAACGGCTTCATCTACCGCTTCGACCTCCACCGCAGCACAGGCATCAGCGTCTACCGCTGCAGCGCCAAGGCCAGGCTATGGTACGAGTGTGCCACCTATGCCACGTCCAACCTGTCTGGCTTCCAGTGTGCTGTGGTGGGCAACCTGGTCCACTGCATTGGCCGGCACTTCCACATACGCTTCTTGGCTGACCACATCTCACCACGCTTCGGGACCAAGGACCTGCAGCCCTTCCCATCACCCCACGGCAGCCTCCTCCCGGCTGTCCTGGTGCTGCCGGAGGGAGGGATGGCACAAACACAAGTTTGA
- the KLHDC7A gene encoding kelch domain-containing protein 7A isoform X3: MPQRVTLPWQSDMQLAGKLVLSAAALLLLTLAYRFYKSRSLAGGTTPLADAGGEQRENAAQDGGEAAGLLRRRVVGEGARRGGGDAQGSGRGSATGTRHTARQGDQGLPRGEEEEEEEEGMDAALGLTCGRAGVGSRGSELGKRSGSELGSKSGSEPGNGPGSKLGSKPENKLGSEPGSELGSESGSEPSSYQPGDVTKTPSSLGEEGTCAPSTGISPGIASTQMAGDECAQSTEQDLAGRTMSRVAEGMVQTLSVTSDLGLTMTTSNAGSDSSYSFSSVAKIQVEENYIAEQRAKDGAGQPVPGLKGKVYHYYVQSVSHSVSKKRSLPYIPLGTSRHCSSEQVNKELQSFATQEPDPTLTTQEPITPSIVPPPTGSLDISPEPPSPGRKGSILQIADSPHLQLPMEGFGVTAPADTPSASPGPGVVTSSDLFQMTSPTHLDLGNCYKVLCTAKAQKLGHLQEAAYKVMSDNYLQVLKTPSIYSHLNAGERELILRRRMKGRMYMAVADINAQDPGLHTSRLCYYDDRGDCWRHLSHVPPEVVSRGCAMCSMFNYLFVVAGCEGRGQTQRPSNRVFCYDPLTNIWREICPLNQARPHCKLVALDGHLYAIGGECLYTVERYDPRQDRWTFTAPLPHDTFAVAHMATVCDGEIYVTGGTLRYMLLCYSARSDSWRVSLAGSSKDRTAEMVSANGFIYRFDLHRSTGISVYRCSAKARLWYECATYATSNLSGFQCAVVGNLVHCIGRHFHIRFLADHISPRFGTKDLQPFPSPHGSLLPAVLVLPEGGMAQTQV, translated from the exons ATGCCCCAGCGGGTAACCCTGCCCTGGCAGTCCGACATGCAGCTGGCCGGCAAGCTGGTCCTCTCCGCCGCCGCGCTGCTCCTCCTGACCTTGGCGTACAGGTTCTATAAGTCCCGCTCGCTCGCTGGGGGCACAACCCCGCTGGCCGACGCagggggagagcagagggaaaacGCTGCCCAGGATGGGGGTGAGGCGGCGGGTCTGCTACGGAGGAGGGTGGTTGGGGAGGGGGCGAGGAGGGGCGGTGGGGATGCACAAGGCAGCGGTCGTGGAAGTGCCACCGGGACACGGCACACGGCTCGCCAGGGAGACCAGGGTCTGCCaaggggggaagaggaggaggaggaagaagaggggatGGATGCAGCGCTGGGGCTGACTTGTGGAAGAGCGGGAGTGGGTAGCAGAGGAAGCGAGCTGGGAAAGAGGTCAGGAAGTGAACTGGGAAGTAAGTCAGGAAGCGAGCCAGGAAACGGGCCAGGAAGCAAGTTGGGAAGCAAGCCAGAAAACAAGCTGGGCAGTGAGCCGGGAAGCGAGCT GGGAAGCGAGTCGGGAAGCGAGCCGAGCTCTTATCAACCTGGGGATGTGACCAAAACACCAAGCAGCCTCGGGGAGGAGGGCACATGTGCCCCAAGCACCGGGATTTCCCCCGGGATTGCCAGTACCCAGATGGCAGGTGACGAATGCGCCCAGAGCACTGAGCAGGATTTGGCCGGTAGAACCATGAGCCGGGTGGCCGAGGGGATGGTCCAGACCCTCAGTGTCACCTCAGACCTGGGGCTAACAATGACGACGAGCAACGCGGGGTCGGACTCCTCCTattctttctcctctgttgCGAAGATCCAGGTGGAGGAGAACTACATTGCCGAGCAACGGGCGAAGGATGGGGCCGGGCAGCCGGTCCCCGGGCTCAAAGGCAAAGTCTACCACTACTATGTCCAGTCCGTTTCCCACTCGGTGTCAAAGAAGAGGTCTCTTCCCTACATCCCTCTGGGAACATCCCGGCactgcagctcagagcaggtCAACAAAGAGCTGCAGAGCTTTGCAACCCAGGAACCGGACCCAACTTTGACAACGCAGGAGCCCATCACCCCCTCCATAGTTCCACCACCTACAGGGAGCTTGGACATTTCTCCTGAGCCACCGTCTCCTGGCCGCAAGGGCAGCATCCTCCAGATTGCTGACAGCCCTCACCTCCAGCTGCCCATGGAAGGTTTTGGGGTCACGGCCCCAGCTGACACACCGTCTGCAAGCCCCGGGCCAGGGGTGGTGACCAGTTCTGATCTCTTCCAAATGACATCACCCACCCACCTGGACCTGGGGAACTGCTACAAGGTCCTCTGCACAGCCAAGGCACAGAAGCTCGGCCACCTCCAGGAGGCTGCCTACAAAGTGATGAGTGACAACTACCTGCAGGTGCTGAAGACACCCTCCATCTATAGCCACCTCAACGCTGGTGAGCGGGAGCTCATCCTGCGGCGGAGGATGAAGGGGAGGATGTACATGGCCGTGGCAGATATCAACGCGCAGGATCCTGGCCTCCACACCAGCCGCCTCTGCTACTACGATGACAGAGGGGACTGCTGGCGTCACCTCAGCCACGTGCCACCAGAGGTGGTCTCCCGGGGGTGCGCCATGTGCAGCATGTTCAACTACCTCTTTGTGGTGGCCGGCTGCGAGGGCAGGGGCCAGACGCAGAGACCCTCCAACCGTGTCTTCTGCTACGACCCCCTGACCAACATCTGGAGGGAGATCTGCCCCCTGAACCAAGCACGGCCGCACTGCAAGCTCGTGGCTTTGGATGGCCACCTCTACGCCATCGGCGGTGAGTGCCTCTACACAGTGGAACGCTACGACCCCCGGCAGGACCGCTGGACCTTTACCGCACCCCTGCCCCACGACACCTTTGCCGTGGCCCACATGGCCACGGTGTGTGATGGGGAGATCTACGTGACGGGGGGCACCTTGCGCTACATGCTGCTGTGCTACAGTGCCCGCTCGGACAGCTGGAGGGTCAGCCTGGCCGGCAGCAGCAAGGACAGGACAGCCGAGATGGTGAGTGCCAACGGCTTCATCTACCGCTTCGACCTCCACCGCAGCACAGGCATCAGCGTCTACCGCTGCAGCGCCAAGGCCAGGCTATGGTACGAGTGTGCCACCTATGCCACGTCCAACCTGTCTGGCTTCCAGTGTGCTGTGGTGGGCAACCTGGTCCACTGCATTGGCCGGCACTTCCACATACGCTTCTTGGCTGACCACATCTCACCACGCTTCGGGACCAAGGACCTGCAGCCCTTCCCATCACCCCACGGCAGCCTCCTCCCGGCTGTCCTGGTGCTGCCGGAGGGAGGGATGGCACAAACACAAGTTTGA